The following are from one region of the Pirellulales bacterium genome:
- a CDS encoding prenyltransferase/squalene oxidase repeat-containing protein, whose amino-acid sequence MRHNFWHRVVAWRSLAPSIRLAVVVAIALASCGASSAYAEDSDEPVTLENVGNPGKNDPAEPLAEEFSAAKAARYLDVAAVGWQKTFGCMTCHTNYLYLLSRPAVSSDVIAHSTVRNYAEKLVSDRWPAKGPRWDAEVVMTAATLAGNDAQTTGKLHPLTKEALDRVWTVQREDGGFDWYKVCHWPPYEDDDYFGATMAAIGVGIAPDGYASTPAAQAGIKKLHDYFAANPPPSLHHRAFLLWAATYLPEFMDDSQRKECVDELLSLQHEDGGWGIAQLGTWERRDKSPQDTVSSDGYGTGFVVFVARRSGIPATDPRLVRGVEWLKAHQRKSGRWFTRSLFCDRAHYISNAGTSFALMALAACDALADSEAKP is encoded by the coding sequence ATGCGTCACAATTTCTGGCACCGTGTTGTTGCTTGGCGATCCTTGGCGCCGAGCATTCGGCTTGCCGTGGTCGTCGCGATCGCCCTAGCGTCGTGCGGCGCTTCGTCAGCCTACGCAGAAGACTCCGACGAGCCGGTGACGCTCGAAAACGTCGGCAACCCCGGCAAGAACGACCCCGCCGAGCCGCTGGCCGAAGAATTTTCCGCGGCCAAGGCAGCGCGTTATCTCGATGTAGCGGCGGTCGGCTGGCAAAAGACTTTCGGCTGCATGACCTGCCACACGAATTATTTGTATCTACTTTCGCGGCCTGCCGTCTCCAGCGACGTGATCGCCCATAGCACGGTGCGCAATTACGCCGAGAAGCTGGTCTCGGATCGTTGGCCGGCGAAGGGACCTCGCTGGGACGCCGAAGTGGTCATGACCGCGGCCACGCTCGCCGGAAATGACGCGCAAACCACCGGCAAGCTCCACCCGCTCACCAAGGAAGCGCTCGATCGTGTCTGGACCGTACAGCGCGAAGACGGCGGCTTCGACTGGTATAAGGTCTGCCACTGGCCTCCCTACGAAGACGACGACTATTTCGGCGCCACGATGGCCGCCATCGGCGTTGGAATTGCGCCCGACGGCTACGCCAGCACCCCCGCCGCGCAGGCCGGCATCAAAAAGCTGCACGACTATTTCGCGGCCAATCCGCCGCCGTCGCTGCATCATCGCGCGTTTTTGCTTTGGGCCGCGACGTATCTGCCTGAGTTCATGGACGACTCGCAACGAAAAGAGTGCGTCGACGAACTGCTCAGCCTGCAGCATGAGGATGGCGGTTGGGGTATCGCCCAACTGGGAACATGGGAACGCCGTGACAAATCACCACAAGACACAGTGTCCAGCGACGGATATGGCACCGGCTTTGTCGTTTTCGTCGCTCGCCGGTCAGGCATTCCGGCCACCGACCCACGGCTGGTCCGCGGTGTTGAATGGTTGAAAGCGCATCAGCGCAAGAGCGGCCGCTGGTTTACCCGCTCGCTGTTCTGCGACCGGGCCCACTATATTTCGAATGCCGGGACATCGTTCGCATTGATGGCGCTGGCCGCCTGCGACGCGTTGGCGGATTCGGAAGCGAAGCCCTAG